From the genome of Lotus japonicus ecotype B-129 chromosome 6, LjGifu_v1.2, one region includes:
- the LOC130723053 gene encoding uncharacterized protein LOC130723053, with the protein MQVLLRRFLENKEKSVKDTWRRKLEDPPMSMADWFTMVSPSGGTRYEMLDQDDPGAWVVDPIGHRATYTGRIMEDRVDRFGRLTEGVMRRHIVSFNLPPGVHCGPGLGGPPPPSSSDDEDPSEEVPVGGFSTESSPSVAAVIEDLVPGPEPNRPVQERIRVDREGSVVYVDLVVLDADSDDDRASM; encoded by the exons gttcttttgaggagattcctggagaacaaggagaagagcgtgaaggacacttggaggaggaagctggaagacccaccg atgagtatggcggattggtttacgatggtcagcccctcgggggggaccaggtacgagatgcttgatcaggacgacccaggtgcatgggtggtcgaccccataggccaccgtgcgacctacaccggtcggatcatggaggaccgtgttgaccgattcggacgcttgacggagggggtgatgaggagacacatagtgagcttcaacctgccgcctggtgtgcattgtggacccggcctgggaggaccaccaccaccatcatcttcggatgatgaggacccctctgaggaggtgccagtgggtgggttctcgacggagtctagtccgtctgtagctgctgtcatcgaggatcttgttccgggccccgagcccaataggccagtgcaggagcgcatcagGGTGGATAGAGAGGGTAGTGTTGTGtatgtcgacctagtcgtcctggatgcagattcggacgacgaccgcgctagcatgtag
- the LOC130723306 gene encoding uncharacterized protein LOC130723306: MYATSSESDSQISFAPSSVVGLEDEAKTLMDDLCSESAPTPTHCSLLSRSDDILEVVPHVISEPDTSVNLGIEAVFTPYNLTLMVVPQVRYVLVPKFAPHLFGNMPEKKELQSNLSNSQFRQFIPCHWKLFQSRLVHPEITLHQFHGVWRKQFDPGINKMDASVSKQESPHSFPCAFIRYSTLTLLGLIWKPFDPGILRQLKSFIVM, encoded by the coding sequence ATGTACGCAACTTCTTCGGAATCTGATTCTCAAATTTCATTTGCGCCATCCTCTGTTGTTGGCCTGGAAGATGAGGCAAAAACGTTGATGGATGATTTGTGCAGCGAGAGCGCACCAACACCAACACACTGTTCTCTTTTATCTAGATCTGATGACATCTTAGAGGTTGTACCCCATGTTATATCTGAGCCAGACACCTCTGTCAATTTGGGCATCGAGGCAGTGTTCACACCTTACAATCTAACACTTATGGTTGTGCCTCAGGTTCGATATGTCCTTGTTCCCAAGTTTGCACCCCATTTGTTTGGTAATATGCCTGAGAAAAAGGAACTGCAATCCAACTTGTCTAACTCGCAATTCAGACAATTTATTCCATGCCACTGGAAGTTGTTTCAATCACGGCTAGTTCATCCAGAAATCACACTCCATCAATTTCATGGTGTTTGGCGAAAACAATTTGATCCTGGCATCAACAAGATGGATGCTAGTGTTTCAAAACAGGAGTCTCCACACTCTTTTCCATGTGCTTTTATTAGATATTCAACACTCACTCTCCTTGGTTTAATTTGGAAGCCTTTTGATCCTGGTATTTTGAGGCAACTGAAGTCCTTTATCGTGATGTGA
- the LOC130723305 gene encoding protein TIFY 10A-like: MSSSSEFSEFSGNKAAAKSPEKTTFSQTCSLLSQYIKEKGSFGDLTLGMTCNNTEQTGAPETSCQSATTMNLFPAKESNMTPKNLTPMNLLSPQEIPTLINNSSAIKSVSKGAKASQLTIFYAGQVIVLDDFPADKASELMSLATKSTSQSQNNSVQENQPSFAPSLIRTSADSSAPVIPGVNIIPCTGTNSIPEHAQVSSRPIVCDLPIARKASLHRFLEKRKDRIAAKAPYEVTNLMGHANKPAESMSWLGFGTR; the protein is encoded by the exons ATGTCTAGCTCATCGGAATTCTCTGAATTTTCCGGCAACAAGGCGGCGGCGAAGTCGCCGGAGAAGACCACTTTCTCTCAGACTTGTAGTCTCTTGAGTCAATACATCAAGGAGAAAGGTAGCTTCGGAGATCTTACTCTTGGCATGACATGCAACAACACCGAACAAACTG GGGCACCTGAGACTTCTTGTCAGTCTGCAACAACCATGAACTTGTTTCCTGCCAAGGAAAGCAACATGACACCAAAGAATCTGACTCCTATGAATTTGCTCTCTCCACAAGAGATTCCAACCTTGATCAATAATTCTAG TGCAATTAAGTCTGTGAGCAAAGGGGCTAAAGCTTCACAGTTGACAATCTTTTATGCTGGCCAAGTAATTGTGCTTGATGACTTCCCTGCTGATAAAGCGAGTGAACTCATGTCCTTGGCAACCAAAAGCACCTCCCAAAGCCAGAACAACTCTGTTCAAGAGAACCAGCCTTCATTTGCTCCTAGTCTGATCAGAACATCTGCTGATTCAAGTGCTCCGGTTATTCCTGGTGTGAATATCATCCCTTGTACCGGCACCAACTCTATTCCCGAACACGCTCAGGTGTCATCGAGACCTATTGTTTGCG ATCTGCCAATTGCTAGGAAAGCTTCACTTCATCGGTTCCTGGAGAAGAGAAAGGATAG AATTGCTGCCAAAGCACCATATGAAGTGACAAATCTGATGGGGCATGCTAATAAGCCAGCTGAGTCCATGTCATGGCTTGGGTTTGGTACCAGATGA